The Exiguobacterium mexicanum genome includes a window with the following:
- a CDS encoding amidohydrolase, with protein MSNLLIRNAHIYPITAPHFYGDLRVKDGKIIEMADLLDPLDGETVIEAEGNFLFPGFIDAHTHLGLYDEGTGSVGNDANETVEAMTPHARAIDGVYPLDEGFQEALMAGVTAVQVMPGSMNVIGGVTSVIKTHGRFIEDMVLRRYAGLKLALGENPKRVHSMGRSGELTRMGIMGLLREAFRTVDSTKTIGTFGSQMIQLALDRKMPIRVHAHRADDILSVVRFAQEFDLDYRIEHCTEGHLVAEKLRELGIKHVTVGPTFTRKSKIELQNKTWETYRILHEHDMIVSITTDHPYTPVQYLNLCAGLAAREGLPVDVALRAITIHPAESLGVDDRIGSLEIGKDADLVLWSHFPLDYMSKPIMTIVDGHIVYSTSRSKTHHEM; from the coding sequence GTGAGTAATTTGTTAATTCGTAACGCCCACATTTATCCGATCACCGCCCCACATTTTTACGGAGATTTGCGCGTCAAAGACGGCAAAATCATCGAGATGGCAGACTTACTGGACCCGCTCGACGGAGAAACGGTCATCGAAGCCGAAGGCAACTTCTTATTCCCAGGGTTTATCGATGCCCATACCCACCTCGGACTGTATGACGAAGGGACAGGTTCAGTCGGGAACGATGCAAACGAGACCGTCGAGGCGATGACGCCGCACGCTCGGGCCATCGACGGCGTCTATCCGCTCGATGAAGGGTTTCAAGAGGCGCTCATGGCCGGAGTCACTGCCGTTCAAGTCATGCCCGGCAGTATGAACGTCATCGGCGGGGTGACGAGTGTCATTAAAACGCACGGCCGCTTCATCGAGGACATGGTACTTCGGCGTTATGCCGGTCTCAAGCTCGCCCTCGGGGAGAACCCGAAGCGTGTCCACAGTATGGGGAGATCCGGTGAGTTGACCCGCATGGGGATCATGGGATTATTGCGTGAAGCGTTCCGGACCGTCGACTCGACGAAGACGATCGGCACGTTCGGCAGCCAGATGATTCAACTCGCCCTCGACCGCAAGATGCCAATCCGGGTCCACGCCCACCGCGCCGACGATATTTTATCGGTCGTCCGCTTCGCGCAAGAGTTCGACCTCGATTATCGGATCGAGCACTGTACGGAAGGACATCTCGTCGCTGAAAAGTTACGCGAACTCGGTATCAAACATGTCACCGTCGGTCCGACGTTCACACGTAAATCGAAAATTGAGCTCCAGAACAAAACATGGGAGACGTACCGAATTTTACATGAACACGATATGATCGTCTCGATCACGACGGACCATCCTTATACGCCCGTTCAATATTTAAATCTTTGCGCCGGTCTTGCTGCCCGCGAAGGACTTCCGGTCGACGTCGCACTCCGCGCCATCACGATCCATCCGGCCGAATCGCTTGGAGTAGACGACCGCATCGGCTCGCTCGAAATCGGCAAAGATGCCGACCTTGTCCTTTGGAGTCACTTCCCGCTCGACTACATGTCAAAGCCGATTATGACCATCGTCGATGGCCACATCGTTTACTCGACGAGCCGATCGAAAACACATCATGAGATGTGA
- a CDS encoding GNAT family N-acetyltransferase — MLKFRELTDCAELFELMQHPDVFPYVRQKTVHFDEFLFSTKQIIELEEQGNIISRTITNEFGTPIGTISLFDVESGYGFLGTWLGKPYHGKGYNQVAKEAFFSELFFELDIESVFLKIRQSNERSIAAAEKLPYAFCANEIRSELLTEINQGDVEYVLYEVSKSSFQLYLHSLHAPEFDHTYEAQLEA; from the coding sequence GTGCTCAAATTTCGTGAGCTTACCGACTGCGCGGAGTTGTTCGAACTGATGCAACACCCAGATGTCTTTCCGTATGTCCGTCAAAAGACGGTCCACTTTGACGAGTTTTTATTTAGCACGAAGCAAATCATCGAGCTAGAAGAGCAAGGAAACATCATCTCACGTACCATCACGAACGAGTTCGGTACCCCGATTGGGACGATCAGCTTGTTCGATGTGGAATCGGGCTATGGATTCCTCGGGACGTGGCTTGGCAAACCGTATCACGGCAAAGGTTACAATCAAGTCGCGAAAGAAGCGTTCTTCTCTGAACTTTTCTTCGAGCTTGACATAGAAAGTGTATTTTTAAAAATCCGTCAATCGAATGAGCGTTCGATCGCGGCGGCTGAGAAACTACCGTACGCTTTCTGCGCTAACGAGATCCGGTCTGAACTATTGACTGAAATCAACCAAGGGGACGTCGAATATGTCTTGTATGAAGTGTCGAAGTCGAGTTTCCAACTCTACTTGCACTCACTCCATGCGCCTGAATTCGACCATACCTATGAAGCACAGCTCGAAGCGTAA
- a CDS encoding response regulator transcription factor, producing the protein MSEPTFRVLVTDDEEQMRDLLVSNLEKEGYETVTATNGLEAIDLLKEQSFHLVLLDVMMPELDGLTACMRIREFSNVPIIMLTARSEELDRIHGLKIGADDYITKPFSPRELLARIEATLRRTHNFSKEQEATFDTGVLSIDIDGRAVSVKGKTVNLTRKEFDLLYLFITNEEKVFSREQLLDQIWGTEYHGNLRTVDTHIKTLRLKLGEAGGYIQTVWGIGYKFEATV; encoded by the coding sequence ATGTCAGAACCAACGTTTCGCGTCTTAGTGACCGATGATGAAGAACAAATGCGGGATTTACTCGTTTCGAATTTAGAGAAGGAAGGATATGAGACCGTCACAGCCACGAACGGCCTCGAGGCAATCGACTTATTGAAAGAACAGTCGTTCCACCTCGTCCTGCTCGACGTGATGATGCCTGAACTCGACGGCCTCACGGCGTGCATGCGCATCCGCGAGTTCTCGAACGTCCCGATTATCATGCTCACGGCCCGGTCAGAAGAACTCGATCGCATCCATGGCTTGAAGATCGGCGCGGATGACTATATCACGAAGCCGTTCAGTCCGCGCGAGCTGCTTGCCCGCATCGAAGCAACGCTTCGTCGGACGCATAACTTCTCGAAAGAACAAGAAGCGACGTTCGATACCGGAGTCTTGTCCATCGATATCGATGGCCGTGCGGTCAGCGTGAAAGGCAAAACGGTCAACTTGACCCGCAAAGAGTTCGATTTGCTCTACTTGTTCATCACGAATGAAGAGAAAGTATTCTCACGTGAACAGTTGCTCGATCAAATTTGGGGCACCGAGTACCACGGTAACCTTCGGACGGTCGACACGCATATCAAGACGCTTCGCCTCAAGCTCGGTGAAGCAGGTGGCTACATTCAAACCGTCTGGGGGATCGGCTACAAGTTCGAGGCGACCGTATGA
- a CDS encoding sensor histidine kinase, which translates to MKQYTIRKRIWITIWTASLFSAFVFIIMTFYLYDKFYIQTQEELLINRGEKLVTIYKADGFSDAFSDSMTYTNELTETKVFLSSVREDSLGSGKTFLREQDLAKLQDGYAISVTRKHPTEDVDILMSAFPLIRDGELDNALILYMELSKISEPFQPIRLMITFLLILMIVNLLIFGTQIIDTIIQPLIQMKRASQVYAKGDFSHRIPIYYDDEIGELAETLNRMAESLGLVEEQRKEFLANVSHELRTPLSYIRGYTEMLQDPSLDEKTKNQYYEIIENETERLQRLVNDLLDLAQLERDSYPMTKEPVVYSQVLEDVLYRFEPIAGAKGVTIETDLDFDLIILGDHDRLEQVVGNLLDNALRYTEAGKSIHVKTYATADNAVTEIRDEGRGIPKEDLDQLTKRFYRVNKSRTREDGGTGLGLAIAKHIMERHGGSMHFTSEVGNGTTVTLTLPLLPDKDI; encoded by the coding sequence ATGAAGCAATACACGATCCGGAAGCGGATTTGGATCACCATCTGGACCGCTAGCCTCTTCTCCGCGTTCGTGTTCATCATCATGACGTTTTACTTATACGACAAGTTCTATATTCAGACGCAGGAAGAACTGCTCATCAACCGCGGAGAGAAGCTCGTCACCATCTACAAGGCGGACGGCTTCTCTGACGCGTTTTCGGACAGTATGACGTACACGAACGAACTGACCGAGACGAAAGTGTTCCTCTCGTCGGTCAGGGAAGACAGTCTCGGCTCAGGCAAGACGTTTTTACGGGAACAAGACCTCGCCAAACTGCAAGACGGCTACGCGATCTCCGTCACCCGTAAACACCCGACCGAGGATGTGGATATCCTGATGTCCGCCTTCCCGCTCATCCGGGACGGCGAGCTCGATAATGCGCTCATCCTATATATGGAGTTAAGTAAAATCAGTGAGCCGTTCCAACCGATTCGGCTTATGATCACGTTCTTGCTCATCTTGATGATCGTGAACTTGCTCATCTTCGGGACGCAAATTATCGATACGATCATTCAGCCACTCATACAAATGAAGCGAGCCTCGCAAGTATATGCCAAAGGCGACTTCTCGCACCGTATCCCAATTTATTACGACGATGAAATTGGCGAGCTCGCCGAGACGCTGAACCGGATGGCCGAGTCACTCGGTCTCGTCGAAGAGCAACGGAAAGAATTTTTGGCGAACGTCAGTCATGAATTGCGGACACCGTTGTCATATATTCGGGGCTATACGGAAATGCTCCAAGACCCGTCGCTCGACGAGAAAACGAAAAACCAATATTACGAAATCATCGAGAATGAGACAGAGCGCTTGCAACGGCTCGTCAACGACTTGCTCGACTTGGCCCAACTCGAACGCGACTCATATCCGATGACGAAAGAACCGGTCGTCTATTCGCAAGTGCTCGAAGATGTGTTGTACCGTTTCGAGCCGATTGCCGGGGCGAAAGGCGTCACAATCGAGACGGACCTCGATTTCGACTTGATTATTCTTGGGGACCACGACCGGCTCGAGCAAGTCGTTGGAAACTTGCTCGATAACGCCCTTCGCTACACCGAAGCCGGGAAATCGATCCATGTGAAGACATATGCGACCGCCGACAATGCCGTCACCGAGATTCGGGACGAAGGTCGGGGGATCCCGAAAGAGGATCTCGATCAATTGACGAAGCGATTTTACCGTGTCAATAAGTCACGCACACGCGAAGATGGCGGGACCGGGCTCGGCCTCGCCATCGCCAAACACATCATGGAACGCCACGGCGGCTCGATGCACTTCACTTCAGAAGTTGGCAACGGAACGACCGTCACGCTCACATTGCCGCTCTTGCCGGACAAAGACATATAA
- a CDS encoding cytidine deaminase produces MIPQEKVNELVHKAIDARSRAYTPYSKFNVGAVVIDETGKEISGCNVENASYGLSMCAERTAIFKAVSEGSKAIETVVVVGDTDGPISPCGACRQVIAEFASDDFTLILANMAGETKVMTKEEMLPYGFSPSDLT; encoded by the coding sequence ATGATCCCACAAGAAAAAGTGAACGAGCTTGTCCATAAAGCGATTGATGCACGGTCGCGCGCCTATACTCCTTATTCGAAGTTTAATGTCGGGGCTGTCGTCATCGACGAGACCGGCAAAGAGATCTCGGGTTGCAACGTCGAGAACGCTTCGTACGGCTTGTCGATGTGTGCAGAACGGACTGCCATCTTCAAAGCGGTATCGGAAGGCAGCAAGGCAATCGAGACTGTCGTCGTCGTCGGCGACACGGACGGACCAATCTCGCCATGTGGCGCTTGCCGTCAAGTCATCGCCGAGTTTGCCAGTGACGACTTTACATTGATTCTCGCGAACATGGCCGGGGAGACGAAAGTGATGACGAAAGAAGAGATGTTGCCTTACGGCTTCTCGCCAAGCGATTTAACATAA
- the rlmD gene encoding 23S rRNA (uracil(1939)-C(5))-methyltransferase RlmD, with translation MKLIVGEYTSAQAERLGINGEGIATIDRMVIFIPNLLPGEKAKVEITRVERNYAEARVIKRDNDSPDRVKPPCPIYDECGGCQIQHMSPRLQMDYKEEIVRNAFRQKTKLNVDKSDIRGTKGMDNPWYYRNKSQFPLSTRRGEIVSGLYKPNTNELVPIEHCMVQQRDTTNINNAIVRILNELDIPVYDARRDVGFARTVIVRSGYKTDDVQVVLVVGNEDVPRLDELSDRIMALPNVVSFHININSNRSGVIFGYRTVHIAGQDKMDEQLDDVHYHLSPRAFFQLNPAQTEIMYREVVEAAGLTGEERVIDAYAGVGSIGLWLAPHAKEIRGMEVVPEAVEDANAHMRENGFSHATYVEGRAEHWIPRWVKDGWIPDVIVVDPPRTGVDHQLLNAMISSKAKRIVYVSCNPQTLARDADQLMKADYKINYIQPYDMFPQTAHVESIVVFEKKKKKKY, from the coding sequence TTGAAACTGATCGTAGGAGAATACACTAGCGCCCAAGCCGAGCGGCTAGGCATTAACGGAGAGGGCATCGCGACGATTGATCGCATGGTCATCTTCATTCCGAACTTATTGCCGGGAGAGAAGGCGAAAGTCGAAATTACGCGCGTCGAGCGGAACTACGCCGAGGCGCGCGTCATCAAGCGCGATAATGATTCACCGGACCGGGTCAAACCGCCGTGTCCGATTTATGACGAGTGTGGCGGTTGCCAGATTCAACATATGAGTCCGCGCCTGCAGATGGACTATAAAGAAGAGATCGTCCGCAACGCCTTCCGTCAAAAGACGAAATTGAACGTCGACAAATCGGATATCCGTGGTACGAAAGGGATGGACAACCCTTGGTATTACCGCAACAAGTCACAATTCCCGCTCTCGACGCGCCGCGGCGAGATCGTGTCGGGTCTCTACAAACCGAACACGAACGAACTCGTGCCAATCGAACACTGCATGGTACAGCAGCGCGACACGACGAACATTAACAACGCCATCGTCCGTATTTTGAACGAGCTCGACATCCCGGTATACGATGCGCGCCGTGACGTCGGTTTCGCCCGTACCGTCATCGTCCGCTCAGGCTACAAGACAGACGATGTCCAAGTCGTGCTCGTCGTCGGGAACGAGGACGTCCCGCGTTTAGATGAATTGAGCGATCGCATCATGGCGTTACCGAACGTCGTATCGTTCCACATTAATATCAACTCGAACCGTTCGGGTGTCATCTTCGGTTACCGTACGGTCCATATCGCCGGTCAAGACAAGATGGACGAGCAACTCGATGACGTCCATTACCACTTGTCACCGCGCGCGTTCTTCCAGCTCAACCCGGCTCAGACAGAAATCATGTATCGTGAAGTCGTCGAGGCGGCTGGACTCACGGGCGAAGAGCGCGTCATCGATGCGTATGCCGGTGTCGGTTCGATCGGGCTATGGCTCGCGCCGCACGCAAAAGAGATCCGTGGGATGGAAGTCGTCCCGGAAGCGGTCGAAGATGCGAACGCGCACATGCGTGAGAACGGCTTCAGCCATGCGACTTATGTCGAAGGCCGGGCCGAACATTGGATCCCGCGCTGGGTGAAAGACGGATGGATTCCAGACGTCATCGTCGTCGACCCGCCGCGCACGGGGGTCGATCATCAACTGTTGAATGCGATGATTTCATCGAAAGCGAAACGCATCGTGTACGTGTCATGTAACCCGCAGACGCTCGCGCGTGACGCGGATCAACTCATGAAAGCCGACTATAAAATCAACTATATTCAGCCGTACGATATGTTCCCGCAGACGGCGCATGTTGAGTCAATCGTCGTCTTCGAGAAGAAGAAAAAGAAAAAGTATTGA
- the yfkAB gene encoding radical SAM/CxCxxxxC motif protein YfkAB, giving the protein MQNISTTFDPWEAYLDQTEFGRLVLSNVEVTTTKLCNMRCEHCAVGYMLDQTEEPEVPLDLLISRLDEIEHLRAFSITGGEPMLSMKSVRNYVVPLLRYAKERGARTQINSNLTLPLSRYHLITPYLDVLHISHNWGTDADFLEGGFAMMDRKPSAEARLKMLQTMKDNARALTAEGVIVSAETMLNKRTIPHLKAIHEEIVALGCQRHEVHPMYPADFASALESASLPDTRQAIHDLLDVRDENVWMLFGTLPFYACSELPEDRALLKRLHEAKNVTVRSDPDGRSRLNTNIFDGQIIVTDFGDELGTLGTLYDTSFQDAYEAWTNSSLNATLSCHCPAVKCLGPNALVKQAYYPDVNFRERVAEPF; this is encoded by the coding sequence ATGCAAAACATCTCGACAACGTTTGATCCGTGGGAAGCATACCTCGATCAAACCGAGTTCGGTCGCCTCGTCCTTTCGAACGTCGAAGTGACGACGACCAAGCTATGCAATATGCGCTGCGAGCATTGCGCGGTCGGCTATATGCTCGACCAGACAGAAGAACCCGAAGTCCCACTCGACTTATTGATTTCGCGTTTGGATGAAATCGAGCATTTACGCGCGTTTTCGATTACGGGCGGCGAACCGATGCTGTCGATGAAATCGGTGCGCAACTACGTCGTCCCACTCTTGCGTTACGCTAAGGAGCGTGGCGCCCGGACACAAATCAACTCGAACTTGACGCTCCCACTCTCTCGCTACCATCTTATTACCCCTTACCTCGACGTTTTGCACATTTCGCATAACTGGGGCACAGATGCGGATTTCTTAGAGGGCGGTTTCGCGATGATGGACCGAAAACCGAGCGCGGAGGCACGTTTGAAGATGCTTCAGACGATGAAAGACAACGCCCGTGCGCTTACGGCCGAGGGTGTGATTGTATCGGCCGAGACGATGCTCAACAAACGGACGATTCCGCACTTGAAGGCAATCCATGAAGAGATTGTCGCACTCGGCTGTCAACGTCATGAAGTGCACCCAATGTACCCCGCCGATTTTGCAAGTGCGCTCGAGTCGGCGTCGCTCCCTGACACCCGCCAGGCGATTCACGACCTGCTCGATGTCCGGGATGAGAACGTTTGGATGCTGTTCGGAACGTTGCCGTTCTATGCTTGTTCCGAGTTACCGGAAGACCGCGCTTTATTGAAACGGCTCCACGAGGCGAAGAACGTGACCGTGCGAAGCGACCCGGATGGCCGCTCACGCCTCAACACGAACATCTTCGACGGCCAAATCATCGTCACCGACTTCGGCGATGAGCTCGGCACGCTCGGGACGTTGTATGACACCTCGTTCCAAGACGCGTATGAGGCGTGGACGAACAGCAGTTTGAACGCCACACTGTCCTGCCACTGTCCGGCTGTCAAATGCCTCGGCCCGAACGCACTCGTCAAACAAGCGTACTATCCTGACGTGAACTTCCGGGAACGTGTGGCCGAACCGTTTTAA
- a CDS encoding MFS transporter: MQRFRFSILLLVVFISGLIQGALIPLLSTLIERDGNPAWLNGLNATMLYLGVIVSAPLLERFVRKYGFRPTIVLGIVLTALATFFLPLWPSLLMWALMRFVIGFGDSALHYGSQVWVTSASEKRSLGRAMAYYGMAFSLGFAVGPLIAPLVDLHFWLPFLVLIVFCLASLFLIFKVDNEYPEAEKVKTDSKGRIRLVLIGGGYTLLPAFTYGFLEASLNANLPIFTVRNDIGLTQTSTLITTFIVASIIVQLPLGRLADHFGKKRILQIVLTLGTLVFAVANLAVDHYAWLLVLFALAGAGLGSTYSLGLAHMTEVLPRSLLPTGNMLYSISFSVGSISGPMIGAFWIALPKEVYFLMYTLILGILAVSLFTAKAKPIDA, from the coding sequence ATGCAACGCTTTCGATTTTCGATTTTATTACTTGTCGTCTTTATCTCCGGCTTGATTCAAGGTGCGCTCATCCCGCTCTTGTCGACACTCATCGAACGGGACGGCAACCCGGCCTGGTTGAACGGGTTGAATGCGACGATGCTCTACTTAGGCGTCATCGTCTCTGCGCCGCTACTCGAACGGTTCGTCCGCAAGTACGGGTTTCGGCCGACCATCGTCCTCGGCATCGTCTTGACGGCGCTTGCCACGTTCTTCTTGCCGCTCTGGCCGTCACTGCTCATGTGGGCACTCATGCGTTTCGTCATCGGGTTCGGGGATTCGGCGCTCCATTACGGATCCCAAGTGTGGGTCACGTCTGCGAGCGAGAAGCGAAGTCTTGGCCGGGCGATGGCGTATTACGGGATGGCGTTCAGCCTCGGATTCGCGGTCGGCCCGCTCATCGCCCCGCTCGTCGACCTCCACTTTTGGCTGCCGTTCCTCGTCTTGATCGTCTTCTGTCTCGCATCCTTGTTCTTGATCTTCAAGGTCGACAACGAGTACCCTGAGGCTGAGAAAGTGAAGACCGACTCGAAAGGACGCATCCGCCTCGTCCTCATCGGCGGCGGATATACGCTCTTACCTGCTTTTACATACGGGTTCCTTGAGGCGAGCTTGAATGCCAACTTACCGATTTTCACGGTCCGCAACGACATCGGGCTGACACAGACGAGTACGCTCATCACGACGTTCATCGTCGCCTCGATCATCGTCCAGTTACCGCTCGGTCGCCTCGCCGATCACTTCGGGAAGAAACGCATCCTGCAAATCGTGTTGACGCTCGGAACGCTCGTCTTCGCCGTCGCCAACCTGGCCGTCGACCATTACGCCTGGCTGCTCGTCTTGTTCGCTCTTGCCGGAGCCGGTCTCGGCTCCACGTATTCTCTCGGTTTGGCTCATATGACAGAAGTGTTGCCACGTTCGTTGTTACCGACCGGCAATATGCTCTATAGCATCTCGTTCAGCGTCGGTTCGATCAGCGGACCGATGATTGGCGCGTTTTGGATTGCGTTACCGAAAGAAGTGTATTTCTTGATGTACACACTTATTCTCGGCATCTTGGCTGTGAGTCTGTTCACAGCGAAAGCGAAGCCGATCGATGCATAA
- a CDS encoding DMT family transporter, with protein MQNVFQRPWTVTFLALFNTFLWGSAFPFIKLSYEALDIQEHEYGQQLFFAGERFLLSGLLLLVISRLVFKRPIRLNAEKLKAYAHLGAFLTFLQYLFFYIGLSISTGVQGSIIAGSTSFFQMALAHFRYEDDRLNRLKGIALTLGFSGIVIANWPTAHAEIGFGIGEILLIMAMISGAFGNLIAKDYSRAHDVAPMTAWAMVFGSLGLLVVGYVLAPGDVFLPYTVTTLFFLLYLALLSAIGFTLWNTLMKYNPVSRVSLYMFFVPLFGVVLSSVLLGETIPWNALVGLLFVIAGIYLSTYFQGRVNRSAR; from the coding sequence ATGCAAAATGTATTTCAACGCCCTTGGACGGTCACGTTCCTCGCGCTATTCAACACGTTTTTATGGGGGAGCGCGTTCCCGTTCATCAAACTGAGCTACGAGGCGCTTGATATTCAAGAGCACGAGTACGGCCAGCAGTTGTTTTTTGCCGGCGAACGCTTTTTATTGTCCGGACTGCTCTTGCTCGTGATTAGCCGCCTCGTCTTCAAACGGCCGATTCGATTAAACGCGGAAAAGTTGAAGGCGTATGCACATTTAGGGGCATTTTTGACATTCTTACAATATTTGTTCTTTTATATCGGGCTTTCCATCTCGACCGGGGTGCAAGGTTCGATTATCGCGGGATCGACCTCATTCTTCCAAATGGCGCTTGCCCATTTCCGTTATGAGGATGATCGTCTCAACCGATTGAAGGGGATTGCCCTCACACTCGGGTTCTCTGGGATCGTCATCGCCAACTGGCCGACAGCGCACGCAGAGATAGGATTTGGGATTGGCGAGATCTTGCTCATTATGGCGATGATCTCAGGGGCGTTCGGGAACTTGATTGCGAAAGACTACTCACGCGCACATGATGTCGCCCCGATGACGGCTTGGGCGATGGTCTTCGGCTCGCTCGGTCTTCTCGTCGTCGGCTATGTGCTCGCGCCAGGGGATGTGTTCCTTCCTTACACGGTCACGACGCTTTTCTTCTTGCTGTATCTCGCGCTCTTGTCTGCAATCGGGTTCACGTTATGGAACACACTCATGAAATATAATCCGGTCAGCCGGGTATCACTTTATATGTTTTTTGTTCCCTTATTCGGTGTCGTCTTATCTAGCGTTTTACTCGGTGAAACGATCCCGTGGAACGCGCTTGTCGGATTATTGTTCGTCATCGCGGGCATCTATCTCTCGACTTATTTCCAGGGGCGAGTCAACCGTTCGGCCCGTTGA
- a CDS encoding heavy metal translocating P-type ATPase gives MNTSTVTQKKSHVFKRANWFEHIELIMALISGVLIVLAYIAERQDGAPALYVTLYLTAFLIGGYAKAKEGLTDTWETRSLNVELLMIIAAIGAAAIGYWMEGAILIFIFALSGALETYTMNKNERALESLMELQPEQATRLNASGGLEVVHIDDLRVGDHIYVRPGERIPVDGRILKGSASIEEAAITGESIPVDRNVGDEVYGSSVNLNGVLTLEVTKLATETLFQKIIQMVQQAQEEKSPSAQFIDRYEGRYVQVVLASVTAIILLGPVLTPWSLETSIYRGMILLVVASPCALVAAITPAALAAIASSAKHGILFKGGVHIENMGRLKAIAFDKTGTLTIGKPEVQSALIHPTVEKEHVYRIVSLIEEHSMHPLAEALVQFTGNYTGTMEHFKDVTGSGIEATIDGVAYRVGKQKFADPSGDFFRDDVERLKAAGHTLVFVSDEAKTIGAFALRDTLRPEAKQAIKRLNQLGIATIMITGDNEATARAIATEAGLTRYIAECLPEEKVEQIKQLKQEYGSIGMIGDGINDAPALATADVGIAMGEGTDAALETADVVLMKNDLLRLSSAIKQSRKLNRVVLQNVVFALGVILVLIATNIFELLVMPFAVVGHEVSTILVILNGLRLLSTSWE, from the coding sequence ATGAACACATCAACCGTCACACAGAAAAAAAGCCACGTCTTCAAACGGGCCAACTGGTTCGAACATATCGAGCTCATCATGGCGCTCATCAGTGGTGTATTGATTGTACTCGCATATATCGCGGAAAGACAAGACGGAGCTCCTGCGCTCTACGTCACCCTCTATTTGACCGCCTTTTTAATCGGCGGATATGCCAAAGCGAAAGAAGGTCTGACCGATACGTGGGAAACCCGTTCGTTGAACGTCGAACTGCTCATGATCATCGCGGCCATCGGCGCCGCGGCCATCGGCTATTGGATGGAAGGTGCCATCCTCATCTTCATTTTCGCTTTGTCCGGTGCACTCGAGACGTACACGATGAACAAAAACGAACGCGCTCTTGAGTCATTAATGGAACTGCAACCTGAACAAGCGACGCGATTGAACGCTTCGGGCGGCCTCGAGGTCGTCCATATCGACGACCTTCGCGTCGGAGACCACATCTACGTAAGACCCGGCGAACGCATCCCGGTCGACGGTCGGATTTTGAAAGGCAGTGCCTCAATCGAGGAAGCCGCCATCACCGGTGAATCGATTCCAGTCGACCGAAACGTCGGCGACGAGGTATACGGCTCAAGCGTTAACTTGAACGGTGTCTTGACGTTAGAAGTAACAAAGCTCGCCACGGAAACGTTGTTCCAAAAAATCATTCAAATGGTACAGCAAGCGCAAGAAGAAAAATCACCGTCCGCCCAGTTCATCGACCGGTACGAGGGACGCTACGTTCAAGTCGTGCTTGCCTCCGTCACCGCAATCATCTTGCTCGGCCCGGTATTGACGCCGTGGTCGCTTGAGACGAGTATTTACCGCGGTATGATTTTACTCGTCGTCGCTTCGCCGTGCGCCCTCGTCGCAGCCATCACTCCGGCCGCACTCGCCGCCATCGCTTCGTCCGCCAAACATGGGATTTTGTTCAAAGGCGGCGTTCACATCGAGAATATGGGCCGTTTGAAAGCGATCGCCTTCGATAAGACAGGCACGCTTACAATCGGTAAACCAGAAGTCCAATCGGCATTGATCCATCCAACCGTTGAGAAAGAGCACGTCTATCGCATCGTCAGCTTGATTGAAGAACATTCGATGCACCCGCTCGCCGAAGCGCTCGTCCAATTCACAGGGAATTACACAGGAACGATGGAACACTTCAAAGACGTGACCGGGTCCGGGATTGAAGCGACGATCGATGGTGTCGCCTATCGGGTCGGCAAACAAAAATTCGCCGATCCGAGCGGAGATTTCTTCCGCGACGATGTCGAACGTTTAAAAGCTGCCGGCCATACGCTCGTGTTCGTCAGCGATGAAGCGAAGACGATTGGAGCGTTCGCGCTCCGGGACACACTGCGCCCTGAAGCCAAACAAGCGATCAAACGACTCAACCAGCTCGGTATCGCGACGATCATGATCACGGGCGATAACGAGGCGACAGCCCGCGCCATCGCCACTGAGGCCGGGTTGACCCGTTACATCGCCGAATGTCTCCCAGAAGAGAAGGTCGAGCAGATTAAACAATTAAAACAAGAATACGGTAGCATCGGCATGATTGGCGACGGCATCAACGACGCCCCTGCCCTCGCGACAGCCGATGTCGGAATCGCGATGGGTGAAGGGACAGACGCCGCCCTCGAGACGGCCGACGTCGTCTTAATGAAAAACGACCTCCTTCGGTTGAGCTCGGCCATCAAACAGTCCCGTAAATTGAATCGCGTCGTCCTCCAAAACGTCGTGTTTGCCCTAGGTGTCATCCTCGTGTTGATCGCGACGAACATCTTCGAACTGCTCGTCATGCCGTTCGCGGTCGTCGGCCATGAAGTATCGACCATCCTCGTCATCTTGAACGGGCTTCGTTTGCTCAGCACCTCGTGGGAATGA